From a region of the Candidatus Korarchaeum sp. genome:
- a CDS encoding helix-turn-helix domain-containing protein has translation MRKGEPLGIIFRVKNEECKVSELLRENGIKEFKIIGIRPYGDKMIHAVEIREGTNKVRMLESEGCGLCKLLSSTKAFLISANMRNDEMRCELILPSRQTLRKLSSALKSYKGFRIISIVKRGRMLTERQEEVLLTAVRMGYFDFPRRIRTRELADMLGMSQASLTEILRRAVKKLVMEYYRDLMDGK, from the coding sequence ATGAGGAAAGGGGAACCCCTCGGGATAATATTCAGAGTCAAAAATGAGGAATGCAAAGTCTCAGAATTACTTAGGGAGAATGGAATAAAGGAATTCAAGATAATAGGGATCAGACCATATGGAGATAAAATGATACATGCTGTTGAGATCCGGGAGGGGACGAATAAGGTCAGGATGTTGGAATCGGAGGGATGTGGGCTTTGCAAGCTCCTCTCATCGACTAAAGCTTTCCTTATCTCAGCTAATATGAGGAATGATGAGATGAGGTGCGAGCTCATCTTGCCGAGCAGGCAGACCCTCAGGAAGCTCTCATCAGCTCTTAAGTCATATAAGGGGTTCAGGATAATCTCGATAGTCAAAAGGGGTCGGATGCTCACGGAGAGGCAGGAGGAGGTCCTCCTGACTGCTGTGAGGATGGGGTACTTCGACTTCCCCAGGAGAATAAGGACGAGGGAGCTGGCTGATATGCTGGGGATGAGTCAAGCTAGCCTCACAGAGATCCTGAGGAGGGCGGTGAAGAAGCTGGTGATGGAGTACTACAGGGACCTCATGGATGGGAAATAA
- a CDS encoding DUF131 domain-containing protein — protein MYGVVILMLIVAFLLILMGFILLSLGGEREVRGGGVLIIGPLPIIFGTDQRVAKGLIILALVLTIVTFIIFMMGWLR, from the coding sequence ATGTATGGAGTGGTAATCTTAATGCTGATAGTGGCGTTCCTCCTCATACTGATGGGATTCATACTCCTCTCCCTGGGAGGAGAGAGGGAGGTCAGAGGAGGGGGCGTCCTGATAATAGGACCACTGCCCATAATATTCGGGACGGACCAGAGGGTGGCGAAGGGCCTAATAATACTGGCTCTCGTCTTAACAATAGTCACCTTCATTATATTCATGATGGGGTGGTTGCGATGA
- a CDS encoding universal stress protein has product MFSKILVPIDGSENSYRALEVAIDIAKRYGSKLTLLYVSSVSIMPIVSPETPFIPYSPIVNPSDFLRLVDAEKRAAEDILSKYAESASKEGVEVEKVIREGHAVHEIVELAKEGDFDLIVMGARGMSKIRELLLGSVSEGVVRNAPCNVLIVKKVI; this is encoded by the coding sequence ATGTTCAGCAAGATCCTCGTCCCCATAGATGGCTCCGAGAACTCCTACAGGGCTCTCGAAGTGGCCATTGATATAGCTAAAAGATATGGGAGCAAATTGACCCTGCTCTACGTCTCATCCGTCAGTATAATGCCCATAGTATCTCCTGAGACCCCCTTCATCCCTTACTCTCCTATAGTGAATCCTTCCGACTTCCTGAGGCTAGTAGATGCCGAGAAGAGAGCTGCGGAGGATATTCTGAGCAAATACGCTGAATCAGCTTCAAAGGAAGGGGTTGAAGTGGAGAAAGTGATAAGGGAGGGTCACGCTGTCCATGAGATAGTGGAATTGGCTAAGGAGGGGGATTTCGATTTGATAGTCATGGGGGCCAGGGGGATGAGCAAGATAAGGGAGCTCCTCCTGGGTAGCGTCAGCGAGGGAGTCGTGAGGAATGCCCCTTGCAACGTCCTCATAGTGAAAAAGGTTATTTGA